From a single Fusarium fujikuroi IMI 58289 draft genome, chromosome FFUJ_chr03 genomic region:
- a CDS encoding related to NOL1R protein gives MSLYHEAAEILAGSSFEGGSLKSRVFKKKNLKSAPNQVYALVLESCKWSLILKEVIERSELLKLERKLTPTLSLLLVHDLLLAKKGIALPQGHGLRASIERHKGRISSEFKLARLRRKIPTLEALREQVERQCAGEEANYPRWVRVNAVKSTLEEQLETTFSKYSRATSIKEVVTNTGRLIYIDPHVPNLLAITAGTDLTKTEAYTAGKIILQDKASCFPAYLLDPRAEDGDLIDACSAPGNKTTHLAAILKEHRPETSTPEQTIYAFEKDSRRAQTLEKMVKIAGSKPVTNIGFGQDFLQVDPMAEKYKSVGALLLDPSCSGSGIVGRDSMPDLHLPEGISSTGKGPTSKQNGRKRKHEQTEATEDRIMIDDDGNETAIKSEKDLETRLEALSSFQLTLLLHAFKFPSAKRITYSTCSIHMQENERVVMRALESDIAKQRGWRILLRKDQVSGLREWPVRGLSEACGGDEDIAEACIRSYKDDGQGVMGFFVAGFVRPDVQNIGTSSNEGPYLRDDNGVIIRDMLGMPALKTTGEHVSLTERDDKSGDRKEEEEDTEEDQEEDEDPESDSTSSTAAHDLNARQIAFDARQGSSTDEDDEWGGLDD, from the exons ATGTCTCTATATCATGAGGCAGCAGAGATCCTGGCAGGATCATCATTTGAAGGCGGAAGTCTCAAGTCGCGtgtcttcaagaagaaaaatcTTAAATCCGCACCAAACCAAGTTTACGCCTTGGTGTTAGAGAGTTGCAAATGGAGCCTCATTCTGAAGGAAGTGATTGAGAGATCAGAACTTCTGAAACTCGAGCGCAAG CTGACCCCGACGTTGTCATTACTTCTTGTACATGACCTTTTGTTGGCCAAGAAAGGAATTGCTCTTCCACAAGGCCATGGGCTTCGTGCATCAATTGAGAGGCACAAAGGACGCATAAGCTCAGAGTTCAAGCTCGCACGGCTTCGGAGAAAGATACCGACACTCGAGGCTTTGAGAGAGCAAGTTGAGAGGCAATGCGCCGGCGAAGAAGCGAATTACCCTCGCTGGGTTCGTGTCAATGCTGTGAAGAGTACCCTCGAAGAGCAGTTGGAGACGACGTTCTCCAAGTACTCTAGAGCCACATCCATCAAGGAGGTCGTCACGAACACTGGAAGACTCATATACATCGACCCACATGTGCCAAACCTTTTGGCCATCACTGCAGGAACAGATCTCACAAAAACCGAGGCGTATACAGCGGGTAAAATCATTCTACAAGATAAAGCCTCTTGTTTTCCTGCTTATCTTTTAGATCCCAGAGCAGAGGATGGCGACCTAATCGACGCTTGCTCTGCTCCTGGCAATAAGACAACTCACTTGGCAGCGATCCTCAAAGAACATAGACCAGAAACCAGTACGCCAGAGCAGACAATCTATGCATTCGAAAAAGATTCTCGGCGAGCACAAACTCTGGAGAAAATGGTCAAGATTGCAGGTTCGAAGCCTGTAACAAATATTGGATTTGGACAAGACTTCCTACAAGTCGACCCTATGGCAGAGAAGTACAAGTCAGTCGGAGCTTTGCTACTGGATCCAAGTTGCTCAGGGAGTGGAATTGTTGGACGAGATTCCATGCCGGACCTTCACCTGCCAGAAGGTATCAGTAGCACAGGAAAAGGTCCGACATCAAAGCAAAACGGGCGCAAAAGGAAACATGAGCAGACAGAGGCAACTGAGGACAGGATCATGATAGATGATGACGGTAACGAGACTGCCATCAAGTCGGAGAAGGATTTAGAAACACGCTTAGAAGCGCTTTCTTCATTTCAACTGACGCTTCTGTTACACGCCTTCAAATTTCCATCAGCAAAACGAATTACATACTCCACATGTTCAATCCACATGCAAGAAAACGAGCGTGTTGTCATGAGAGCTCTCGAATCCGACATTGCGAAGCAACGGGGTTGGCGCATTCTGTTGCGGAAAGATCAGGTTTCTGGGCTGAGAGAGTGGCCCGTCCGAGGACTCTCTGAAGCCTGTGGAGGCGATGAAGACATAGCAGAGGCTTGTATTCGCTCTTATAAAGATGACGGGCAAGGTGTTATGGGCTTTTTTGTGGCTGGTTTTGTGAGGCCCGATGTACAGAATATCGGGACTAGCAGCAACGAAGGTCCTTACCTGCGAGATGATAACGGTGTGATCATCCGTGACATGCTCGGCATGCCAGCCCTGAAAACCACTGGTGAGCATGTCTCTTTAACGGAAAGAGATGATAAGAGTGGCGAtagaaaggaagaggaagaggatacGGAAGAGGAtcaggaggaagatgaagatcccGAAAGCGATAGTACTAGCAGTACTGCGGCACATGATCTCAATGCTCGTCAGATCGCCTTCGACGCACGTCAAGGATCTTCCacagacgaagatgatgagtgGGGAGGCCTTGACGATTAA
- a CDS encoding related to multidrug resistance protein, whose protein sequence is MTEISEKAAAATSSSNPSRPSSSSHSGSGSTDKDAVRPHMKSSSDPDNENLDLTKADSAVIVPPKAENIEDHYRHLPPDEAEVLRRQVVSPEVKQGVAVLYRYASRNDILIILISSICSIAGGAALLMNRRVDNCVFSAQSSGAILSVSQHITGNLRITQIKKFHSVESMFLVNALIIPLP, encoded by the coding sequence atgacCGAGATTTCGGAAAAGGCAGCCGCTGCAACAAGCAGCAGCAATCCTTCGCGGCCATCGTCGTCAAGCCACAGCGGGAGTGGTTCAACCGACAAAGATGCAGTTCGCCCACACATGAAGTCTTCGAGCGACCCCGACAACGAAAATTTGGACTTGACAAAGGCCGATTCAGCAGTCATTGTGCCTCCCAAGGCAGAGAATATCGAGGATCACTATCGACACTTGCCACCTGACGAAGCCGAGGTGTTGCGACGCCAAGTCGTCAGCCCCGAAGTCAAGCAGGGCGTGGCTGTACTATACAGATATGCCTCCCGCAACGACATATTGATTATCCTGATCTCATCTATATGTTCCATTGCTGGCGGCGCGGCGCTTCTAATGAACAGACGAGTAGACAATTGCGTGTTTAGTGCTCAATCATCGGGTGCCATACTTAGTGTTTCACAGCATATCACAGGTAACTTAAGAATAACGCAAATCAAAAAATTTCATTCTGTAGAAAGCATGTTCCTCGTGAACGCCTTGATTATCCCCTTACCATAA
- a CDS encoding related to spindle pole body protein NUF1: MEDRKRPAISSADDIAPPSKRVAVNGSKAKDDSSDMKEESWIEAYTKGAIYRQMQEYSRKASTYESRLEELHKRSVHHDDHLRLIDAWWRQVLEEMELLSDSEITSTTPSEPPYLSGVTFKDLHEFQKHLSDKGKTIKSRAEALLGRLASSRGKIDPDAAALENKVASLLATQKEYLFKLDRLKGEKDQLSEQLNAATLRYFKAEKKLDRAKSAQVQKLEQQAFANATRPSASGDGSAEAGETNGNAGELLLKYEEATAAATKQKEQLDIILAEIKTLQDENSTLKAKRETLTDEDFIRTDVFKQFKNQNEDLIKRINTLEATNKQLREEAEKLQAERSMFRTQLEADANQVTQELEAEIISRDQDLARVRSARDELLAETTQHKARLEQDRASIDQVKALASAKEDRITALEAKLSRLQPNEDQQAIRPDIEALTIDELRLQYTKLERDFNSINTEFPAMEKAYKKIIQIAQKKAMDTSAVEERMAILIAEKSKADQKYFAARKDADTRNNEIRSLRHQNSKSSEIIAQLKDLESQNRTLLGNLDKQLTDFKQANAALMTENKKMETASLDALRRTESLNKQIADLTNLVKSKDAASAVVRERNTMQETEVEKIKVRLEHAQKDRDNWKNKALSNASEEEEMLRTFALCTICRINFKNTALKTCGHLFCNQCVDDRISNRMRKCPTCSRAFDKMDVMPVHH; this comes from the exons ATGGAGGATAGGAAACGGCCTGCCATCAGCAGTGCCGATGATATAGCCCCTCCAAGCAAGCGAGTTGCCGTCAATGGCTCCAAGGCTAAAGATGACTCCTCCGACATGAAGGAAGAGAGTTGGATTGAG GCCTACACAAAGGGCGCCATCTACCGGCAGATGCAAGAATATAGTCGAAAGGCTTCTACGTACGAGTCACGCCTCGAGGAACTTCACAAAAGATCTGTCCATCACGACGACCACTTGAGACTTATCGATGCTTGGTGGCGACAG GTGCTTGAGGAAATGGAGCTTCTTTCAGACTCAGAGATCACTTCCACAACACCATCCG AACCTCCGTATCTGAGTGGCGTGACTTTCAAGGATCTGCACGAATTCCAGAAACATCTATCCGACAAAGGCAAGACGATCAAATCCAGAGCTGAAGCACTCCTCGGACGATTGGCCTCTTCGCGAGGCAAGATTGACCCCGATGCTGCTGCGTTGGAGAATAAGGTTGCAAGTCTGCTGGCAACTCAAAAGGAATACTTGTTCAAGTTGGACCGTTTGAAGGGTGAAAAGGACCAGCTCTCTGAACAATTGAATGCTGCGACTTTGCGATACTTCAAAGCGGAGAAGAAACTAGACCGTGCCAAAAGCGCTCAGGTGCAGAAGCTCGAACAACAAGCATTTGCTAATGCCACCCGCCCTTCTGCATCTGGTGATGGGAGCGCCGAGGCCGGCGAAACAAATGGCAACGCGGGTGaactattacttaagtatGAAGAGGCAACTGCAGCTGCTACCAAGCAAAAGGAACAACTCGATATTATCCTGGCTGAAATCAAGACCCTTCAGGACGAGAACTCGACTCTTAAAGCGAAGAGGGAGACCTTGACCGATGAAGACTTCATTCGGACCGACGTTTTCAAACAATTCAAAAACCAGAACGAGGATCTCATCAAACGTATCAACACCCTTGAAGCTACAAACAAACAGCtgcgagaagaagccgaaAAATTGCAAGCCGAGCGATCGATGTTCAGAACTCAGCTTGAAGCAGACGCGAATCAGGTGACACAAGAacttgaagctgagatcaTTTCCAGAGATCAAGATCTTGCCCGAGTGCGATCGGCGCGCGATGAATTGCTAGCCGAAACTACGCAACATAAGGCAAGATTAGAACAGGACCGGGCATCAATCGATCAAGTTAAGGCTCTGGCGTCTGCCAAAGAGGATAGGATTACGGCTTTAGAAGCAAAACTTTCACGCCTTCAACCAAACGAGGACCAGCAAGCTATTCGCCCGGATATCGAGGCATTGACAATTGATGAGCTTCGTCTGCAATACACAAAATTGGAGCGGGATTTCAACTCTATCAACACCGAATTCCCTGCTATGGAAAAGGCATACAAGAAAATAATTCAAATTGCTCAAAAGAAAGCGATGGACACCAGTGCTGTAGAGGAGCGCATGGCAATACTAATTGCAGAGAAGAGTAAAGCTGACCAGAAATACTTTGCCGCGCGAAAGGACGCAGACACTCGCAACAACGAGATTCGATCATTACGCCACCAGAACAGCAAGAGCTCGGAAATCATCGCCCAGCTAAAGGACCTCGAATCGCAGAACCGTACCCTACTGGGTAATTTGGATAAACAGTTGACCGACTTCAAACAAGCAAATGCAGCCCTGATGAcggagaacaagaagatggaaaCAGCAAGCCTCGATGCTCTCCGCCGTACTGAGTCTTTGAACAAGCAAATTGCTGATCTGACAAACCTGGTCAAGTCTAAAGATGCGGCTTCTGCTGTGGTTCGTGAGCGCAACACTATGCAAGAGACTGAGGTGGAGAAGATAAAGGTCCGCCTCGAGCATGCTCAGAAAGATCGCGACAACTGGAAGAATAAGGCATTGAGCAATGCgtctgaagaggaagaaatgcTACGA ACGTTCGCTCTATGCACTATTTGCCGTATCAATTTCAAGAATACGGCGTTGAAGACGTGTGGCCATCTATTCTGCAACCAATGTGTGGATGATCGCATCAGCAATCGCATGCGGAAATGTCCTACATGTTCCCGAGCATTTGACAAGATGGACGTTATGCCCGTCCATCATTGA
- a CDS encoding related to RAD23-nucleotide excision repair protein (ubiquitin-like protein): MKVTFKDLKQQKFTLDVEPSELISAVKEKISAEKGWEPKLQKLIYSGKILKDEETVGSYNIEEKGFVVCMVNKPKPKPEPKAAESSAPPATPAQAVTNTPAAPAAPAQSSSHQAAVPATPTPQRSVDAGTGAQAEEPSGLAMGSQRTEAIANMEAMGFERSQIEAAMRAAFNNPDRAVEYLLNGIPDNIRQEQQQREAAPAAPASQPAQPAASAQGASDDGGVNLFDLAAQRGGSGGRGGNGGNQAAAAAAAAAAAGQGGDLGNLDFLRHNAQFQQLRQVVQQQPQMLEPILQQLGAGNPQLAELIATNPDQFLQLLGEYADDDTPLPPGAQAISVTEEERDAIERLCRLGFDRDQAIQAYFACDKNEELAANFLFDQPEDDEPAPNNN, from the exons ATGAAGGTCACCTTCAAG GATCTCAAGCAACAAAAGTTTACCCTCGACGTCGAGCCTTCTGAGCTG ATTTCTGCCGTCAAAGAAAAGATCTCAGCTGAGAAAGGATGGGAGCCCAAGCTGCAGAAACTGATCTACTCTG GCAAGATTctgaaggatgaagagactgtTGGCTCCTACAACATTGAAGAGAAGGGCTTTGTGGTTTGTATGGTGAACAAG CCTAAGCCCAAGCCCGAACCCAAGGCGGCCGAATCCAGTGCTCCTCCTGCCACACCTGCCCAAGCTGTTACCAACACGCCTGCTGCCCCTGCGGCCCCTGCACAATCTTCATCTCACCAGGCTGCTGTCCCCGCGACACCTACTCCTCAGCGCTCTGTGGATGCTGGAACTGGTGCTCAAGCTGAGGAGCCTTCCGGCCTTGCTATGGGATCCCAGCGCACCGAGGCAATCGCAAACATGGAGGCCATGGGCTTCGAAAGAAGCCAGATTGAAGCGGCCATGCGCGCTGCTTTCAACAACCCTGACCGTGCTGTCGAGTATCTTCTTAAT GGCATTCCCGACAATATCcgacaagagcagcagcagcgcgaGGCAGCTCCTGCGGCCCCTGCTTCACAACCAGCTCAACCCGCCGCTTCCGCCCAGGGTGCCTCTGATGACGGTGGCGTGAATTTGTTCGATCTTGCTGCTCAACGTGGAGGTTCTGGTGGCCGAGGAGGAAATGGAGGGAACCAGGCGGCCGCcgccgcagcagcagcagctgctGCTGGACAAGGTGGCGATCTGGGTAACCTCGACTTTCTTCGACACAATGCTCAATTCCAGCAGCTCCGCCAGGTTGTTCAGCAACAACCGCAGATGCTCGAGCCaattcttcagcagcttggAGCCGGCAATCCTCAATTGGCCGAGTTGATTGCTACAAATCCAGACCAatttctccagcttctcggtGAATATGCCGATGACGACACCCCCCTACCCCCTGGGGCTCAGGCCATTTCGGTCACTGAGGAGGAACGAGATGCTATTGAGAGG TTGTGCCGCCTAGGATTTGATAGAGATCAGGCTATTCAGGCCTATTTTGCCTGCGACAAGAACGAAGAACTAGCTGCTAACTTCCTCTTTGACCAACCAGAGGATGACGAGCCTGCCCCCAACAACAACTAG